A part of Actinobaculum sp. 313 genomic DNA contains:
- the dop gene encoding depupylase/deamidase Dop: MTARRIVGLETEFGILAPADLQANPIVLSTRIVDALGAESAASGGAGAVRWDFHGEDPLSDARGYRIERAAAHPSQLTDDPESLAPSGDVPLEHVQRRSELLRPRAANAVLTNGARLYVDHAHPEYSSPETATPREAVLWDRAGEYLMAEGIEILDGEVVVYKNNTDGKGASYGAHENYLVRRDVPFADIIRYLTPFFITRPVLCGAGRVGLGQRSEQPGFQISQRADFVENDVGLETTFDRPIINTRDEPHADAARYRRLHVIGGDANLFDASTLLKVGATSLVLWLLESGDIPLGLDSVLVDNPVDQTRQVSHDPTLRTVLDMHDGTTKTALDVQQIYVDVVREELAKRGEPDFDTAEILQRWQWTIDTLRSDMFAAASRVEWVAKYQLLESMRVRSNARWDDDKLRAFDLQWHDLRPERSIVRKLDAAGKVERLFSPAEVSAAVTRAPESTRAFLRGGLIARFPGRVAAAGWDGVVLDAGELVRIPTIHPDRATRALVGQILDNASTVEEFLTGLTSR, from the coding sequence ATGACCGCGCGCCGTATCGTCGGCTTGGAGACCGAGTTCGGGATTCTCGCCCCGGCCGATCTGCAGGCAAATCCGATTGTGTTGTCCACACGCATCGTCGATGCCCTCGGAGCCGAGTCCGCAGCCAGCGGCGGTGCCGGTGCCGTGCGCTGGGATTTCCATGGCGAAGACCCACTCAGCGACGCGCGCGGCTATCGCATCGAACGAGCCGCCGCGCACCCCTCACAACTCACCGATGATCCGGAGTCGCTTGCGCCCTCGGGAGATGTGCCGCTGGAACATGTGCAACGGCGCAGCGAATTGCTCAGGCCGCGCGCGGCCAACGCTGTGCTAACCAATGGAGCCCGGCTCTACGTCGACCATGCACATCCGGAGTACTCCTCACCCGAAACGGCCACTCCGCGGGAGGCCGTGCTATGGGACAGGGCGGGCGAGTACCTGATGGCCGAGGGCATTGAGATACTTGATGGCGAAGTGGTGGTCTATAAGAACAACACCGACGGCAAGGGAGCATCCTATGGCGCGCACGAGAATTACCTCGTCCGGCGTGATGTTCCCTTCGCGGATATCATCCGCTACCTCACGCCGTTCTTCATTACGCGGCCGGTGTTGTGCGGTGCCGGACGCGTTGGCCTCGGGCAACGCAGTGAGCAGCCCGGATTCCAGATCTCACAGCGTGCTGATTTCGTCGAGAACGACGTCGGTTTAGAGACTACTTTTGATCGGCCCATCATCAACACACGCGACGAGCCACATGCGGATGCGGCGCGTTATCGCCGCTTACACGTCATTGGTGGGGACGCCAATCTCTTCGATGCCTCGACTCTGCTGAAGGTCGGTGCGACGTCGTTGGTGTTGTGGCTGCTGGAGAGCGGTGATATACCGCTTGGGCTCGACTCGGTGCTGGTGGATAACCCCGTCGACCAGACCCGGCAGGTTTCTCACGATCCCACGTTACGTACGGTGCTTGACATGCACGACGGAACAACGAAAACCGCACTGGATGTTCAGCAGATATACGTGGATGTTGTACGCGAAGAACTTGCCAAGCGGGGTGAACCGGACTTCGACACCGCCGAAATCCTGCAACGCTGGCAATGGACCATAGATACTCTGCGAAGTGACATGTTCGCCGCTGCGTCACGAGTGGAGTGGGTGGCGAAGTACCAACTGCTTGAATCCATGCGTGTGCGCAGCAACGCGCGGTGGGATGATGACAAACTGCGAGCGTTTGACTTACAGTGGCATGACTTGCGCCCGGAGCGGTCAATTGTGCGTAAACTCGACGCGGCGGGAAAGGTGGAGCGGCTTTTCAGTCCCGCCGAGGTCTCCGCTGCCGTGACTCGGGCTCCCGAGAGCACACGGGCCTTCCTGCGCGGCGGACTGATTGCGCGTTTTCCGGGGCGTGTGGCCGCAGCGGGCTGGGACGGCGTCGTTCTTGATGCGGGTGAGCTGGTTCGTATTCCGACCATTCATCCGGATCGGGCCACCAGGGCGCTGGTCGGGCAGATTCTTGATAATGCGAGCACGGTGGAGGAATTCCTCACCGGACTGACAAGCCGCTGA
- the hisF gene encoding imidazole glycerol phosphate synthase subunit HisF, with product MAVAIRVIPCLDVSGGRVVKGVNFRNLRDAGDPVELANAYNRDGADEITFLDVSATKEGRGTMVDVVRRTADEVFVPLTVGGGIRSVADVRSLLEAGADKIEINSAAVARPELITEIADQFGSQVVVLSLDMRRVTGDTQTPSGYEVTTHAGRQGTGIDGLEWAHRGQELGAGEILLNSMDADGTEGGFDIEMTTAVRECVSIPLIASGGAGRVEDFVAAARAGADAVLAASVFHFGTLTISQVKAALRTSGFEVR from the coding sequence ATGGCGGTAGCGATTCGGGTCATACCCTGTCTCGACGTGTCCGGCGGGCGTGTGGTGAAGGGTGTGAACTTCCGGAATCTGCGCGATGCGGGCGATCCGGTGGAGCTTGCCAACGCCTACAACCGCGACGGTGCAGACGAGATCACTTTTTTGGATGTCTCTGCCACCAAAGAGGGCCGCGGAACTATGGTGGATGTTGTACGGCGTACGGCCGACGAGGTGTTCGTCCCGCTGACGGTGGGCGGTGGCATTCGCAGCGTTGCGGACGTACGGTCGTTATTGGAAGCGGGGGCGGACAAGATTGAAATCAACAGCGCCGCAGTCGCGCGCCCGGAACTGATTACGGAGATCGCCGACCAATTCGGAAGTCAGGTCGTCGTACTTTCACTTGATATGCGGCGGGTGACGGGTGACACTCAAACGCCGTCCGGGTACGAGGTGACAACACATGCCGGGCGGCAGGGAACCGGGATTGACGGATTGGAGTGGGCGCACCGCGGCCAAGAGCTGGGCGCGGGTGAGATCCTGCTGAACTCTATGGACGCCGATGGTACCGAAGGAGGCTTCGACATCGAGATGACAACCGCCGTTCGCGAGTGTGTGAGCATACCGCTTATCGCCTCGGGCGGAGCCGGTCGGGTGGAGGACTTTGTGGCGGCCGCCCGCGCTGGGGCCGATGCCGTACTGGCGGCATCCGTGTTTCACTTCGGCACGCTCACAATTTCGCAGGTCAAGGCCGCCTTACGTACCAGCGGATTCGAGGTGCGTTGA
- the pafA gene encoding Pup--protein ligase → MGIETEYGLTCAHTQGAAPPLDPEQAAQELFAPIIAMGRSTNSFLANGGRLYLDVGAHPEYATAECDVLVDLLANDRAGELLFADLAARANEHLANQGIPGRIHLFKNNNDAEGNSFGCHENYLVRRRSDFRTRISSMLPYFVTRQIVVGAGHLRREDGRVTFEFSQRADQMWDAISSASTRSRPMINTRDEPHGDAELYRRMHVIVGDSNIAQATTALKMAATEALLIMIEDGGILPNLTLADPMRAIRATSEDLTGRVPLELAAGGTATPLEIQRRMRDAVLQHFERKGYLAELDATRRYLFDLWGRALDAVEAQDPASIATEIDWAAKLSLLRRYCDRSGLTLEDARIARLDLAYHDITDRGLRATMEQSGLLRTLLPAHAAEKAMKMPPQTTRARIRGEFIRAAQAHRRDYMADWMNLRLLEAQGTRSVVLKDPFATVDARADELMAQIAE, encoded by the coding sequence ATGGGCATAGAAACCGAATATGGTTTGACCTGTGCTCATACACAGGGCGCTGCGCCTCCACTCGATCCGGAGCAGGCGGCCCAAGAATTATTCGCCCCGATCATCGCCATGGGAAGGTCAACAAACAGTTTCCTAGCGAACGGAGGACGCCTCTACCTCGATGTGGGCGCACATCCCGAATATGCCACGGCGGAATGCGACGTATTGGTAGACCTCCTGGCAAATGACCGTGCCGGTGAGCTTCTATTTGCGGATCTTGCCGCACGGGCGAACGAGCATCTGGCCAATCAGGGCATTCCGGGGCGTATACACCTGTTCAAGAACAATAATGACGCCGAGGGAAACTCCTTCGGCTGCCACGAGAACTACTTGGTCCGACGTCGCTCGGATTTCCGAACTCGCATTTCGTCCATGCTTCCGTACTTTGTGACACGCCAAATCGTGGTGGGGGCGGGCCACTTGCGCCGAGAGGATGGCCGGGTGACGTTCGAGTTCTCACAGCGTGCCGATCAGATGTGGGATGCGATTTCATCGGCTTCTACGCGCTCGCGTCCGATGATCAATACGCGGGACGAGCCTCATGGCGACGCGGAGCTATACCGCCGTATGCACGTGATTGTTGGTGACTCGAATATCGCCCAAGCAACCACTGCACTCAAAATGGCTGCGACCGAGGCTCTTCTCATCATGATTGAGGACGGTGGAATCCTGCCGAATCTGACCCTGGCAGACCCCATGCGGGCGATTCGCGCCACGAGTGAGGATCTCACCGGCCGCGTTCCGCTCGAATTGGCGGCGGGAGGTACGGCCACGCCGTTGGAGATTCAACGCCGCATGCGCGACGCCGTCCTGCAGCATTTCGAACGCAAAGGGTACCTGGCGGAGCTTGATGCCACGCGCCGGTACCTATTCGATTTGTGGGGACGAGCTCTCGACGCGGTGGAGGCGCAGGATCCGGCGAGTATTGCCACGGAAATTGATTGGGCAGCCAAATTGTCTCTGCTGCGGCGCTACTGTGATCGGAGCGGACTGACGCTGGAGGATGCACGTATTGCTCGTCTCGACCTCGCCTACCACGACATCACGGACCGTGGCCTGCGGGCAACCATGGAGCAATCGGGTCTGCTACGAACGCTACTGCCCGCGCACGCGGCGGAGAAGGCGATGAAGATGCCGCCGCAGACCACTCGCGCGAGAATCCGTGGAGAGTTTATTCGCGCCGCGCAGGCGCACCGGCGGGACTATATGGCCGACTGGATGAATCTGCGGTTGTTGGAGGCGCAGGGAACCCGCAGTGTGGTTTTGAAAGATCCGTTTGCGACGGTTGATGCACGCGCGGATGAACTCATGGCGCAGATTGCGGAATGA
- a CDS encoding sugar-binding domain-containing protein, with protein sequence MTDEEQLELQRSGAVGDVLGHYIDRSGRVVDLELDSRTIALALDQIGGIRHAIAVAVGAEKSEVTYAALYAGLCSVLITESAIAENVLGMSQT encoded by the coding sequence TTGACCGATGAGGAGCAGCTTGAGCTTCAGCGTTCGGGCGCGGTTGGGGACGTGCTCGGACATTACATCGACCGGTCGGGGCGAGTGGTCGATCTCGAACTCGACTCGCGCACAATTGCGCTTGCACTCGATCAGATCGGTGGCATCCGGCACGCCATTGCGGTAGCGGTGGGAGCCGAAAAGAGCGAGGTCACATACGCCGCGCTATACGCCGGTCTCTGCTCGGTTCTGATCACCGAATCGGCCATTGCCGAAAATGTCCTCGGCATGTCACAGACCTAG
- a CDS encoding FKBP-type peptidyl-prolyl cis-trans isomerase yields the protein MMIARHRFLAILAVCMMVLSGCQSPKGEGSVRVTGDFGAPVSITIDGTIAVKAVTTVVITQGDGQEVTEDSPVLLRATSFDSRSGRVVSGYETGTVRLTTANKQGLGDLADQVIGRSEGSRLIVERPGLVRDDESAVEIVVVDVLYTTAYGEVEELPDPAPSGMPTIERGDGGGPAITAGGGEVPELSVVRVVTGTGSQVSVGDELALQYSVVDGNGTLIDTTWNGTGPVAVDLNSVMEGLQTGLVDQRVGSRVVVLIPSSLAAGEGDRVAVVDILAVLDGDAE from the coding sequence ATGATGATCGCACGCCACCGATTCCTTGCCATCCTCGCCGTCTGCATGATGGTTCTATCCGGATGCCAGAGTCCCAAGGGGGAGGGATCCGTGCGGGTCACCGGGGATTTTGGTGCTCCGGTCAGTATCACCATTGACGGCACCATCGCCGTTAAGGCGGTGACTACGGTGGTAATCACACAGGGCGACGGTCAAGAGGTCACCGAGGATTCGCCGGTGCTGCTGCGCGCCACTTCGTTCGATTCCCGCAGCGGCAGGGTGGTATCCGGCTACGAAACGGGAACCGTTCGCCTAACAACGGCGAACAAACAGGGCCTGGGCGATTTGGCGGACCAAGTCATCGGCCGCAGTGAGGGTAGTCGGCTCATCGTTGAAAGGCCGGGACTGGTACGCGATGACGAGAGCGCGGTTGAGATCGTCGTCGTCGATGTGCTGTACACGACGGCGTATGGCGAGGTAGAGGAATTGCCCGATCCTGCCCCCAGTGGCATGCCGACAATCGAACGCGGCGACGGGGGAGGCCCGGCCATTACGGCCGGAGGCGGGGAGGTTCCGGAGCTCTCGGTTGTGCGAGTCGTTACCGGCACCGGTTCGCAGGTGTCTGTCGGCGATGAGCTGGCACTGCAGTATTCGGTTGTCGACGGCAACGGTACGCTTATCGACACCACGTGGAATGGAACGGGCCCTGTGGCCGTGGATCTGAACTCGGTGATGGAGGGCCTGCAGACAGGACTGGTAGATCAGCGAGTGGGATCCCGCGTGGTTGTGCTGATCCCCAGTTCTCTGGCCGCAGGAGAGGGAGACCGAGTCGCTGTGGTCGATATTCTCGCGGTTCTTGACGGCGACGCCGAATAA
- a CDS encoding tRNA (adenine-N1)-methyltransferase produces MTGRNADRRRGPFRAGERVQLTDPKGRQYTISLTEDGYFQSTRGSFRHSELIGAEEGTVLTTKEGRRFLALRPLVSDYVLSMPRGATVIYPKDAAQIVHLADVFPGARVFEAGLGSGALTLSLLAAVGDEGQVLSAERRPEFAEIAFGNVSSWFGLQPTQWSIEIGEAEQILASQPEGTFDHVILDMLAPWELISAAAHTLRPGGVILAYVATTTQLSRFVEELRESGCFTEPSASETLVRTWHLEGLAVRPDHRMIAHTGFLAVARRMAPKNAPLTPKRRPAKAAYAEPLVWQEDLAERGISPKKLRRVRRDVAHRADVEETGTSIPGRHGREIRDRIECELQERETQA; encoded by the coding sequence ATGACTGGACGCAATGCGGATCGCCGTCGGGGCCCTTTCCGGGCGGGTGAAAGGGTACAACTGACCGATCCCAAGGGGCGGCAGTACACGATTTCGCTGACGGAAGACGGCTACTTCCAATCAACTCGCGGTTCTTTTCGCCACAGTGAACTCATCGGTGCTGAAGAGGGAACTGTACTGACTACTAAGGAAGGGCGGCGTTTCCTCGCTCTGCGGCCGCTGGTGAGCGACTACGTGCTGTCAATGCCGCGCGGGGCAACCGTTATTTACCCGAAGGATGCGGCGCAAATCGTGCATTTGGCGGATGTGTTCCCAGGAGCACGCGTTTTCGAAGCGGGCCTCGGCTCCGGGGCGCTGACGTTGTCGCTTTTGGCTGCGGTTGGGGATGAAGGCCAGGTTCTCTCCGCGGAGCGGCGGCCCGAGTTCGCCGAGATCGCGTTCGGCAATGTTTCCTCATGGTTTGGCCTGCAACCAACACAGTGGTCAATCGAAATAGGCGAGGCGGAGCAGATCCTCGCGAGTCAGCCAGAGGGCACATTCGATCACGTCATTCTGGATATGCTCGCACCCTGGGAGCTTATCTCGGCCGCAGCGCATACACTGCGGCCGGGCGGCGTGATACTTGCGTACGTGGCGACGACGACGCAGCTGTCGCGCTTTGTGGAGGAGCTGCGTGAGAGCGGCTGCTTCACCGAGCCGAGCGCTTCAGAGACTCTGGTTCGCACGTGGCACCTGGAGGGACTGGCAGTTCGGCCCGATCATCGTATGATTGCGCACACAGGATTCCTCGCTGTTGCCCGCCGCATGGCGCCGAAGAACGCTCCACTGACACCGAAGCGCCGTCCGGCGAAAGCCGCCTACGCGGAGCCGCTCGTGTGGCAGGAAGATCTGGCGGAACGCGGTATTTCGCCGAAAAAGCTACGTCGGGTGCGGCGCGATGTGGCGCATCGCGCCGATGTGGAAGAGACCGGTACCTCCATACCCGGTCGGCACGGACGCGAGATCCGTGACCGTATCGAATGTGAGCTGCAAGAACGCGAGACTCAGGCCTAG
- a CDS encoding sugar-binding domain-containing protein: MRAGSAEHEYAMVRAAELYYKDGLLQSEVADRLRVSRWKVGRLLEEARARGLVEITIHHPTSRRGDLESQLVDRFGCAEAVVVQSQDTSAATTALVAQASASYLTEMRPQPQSIGFSWGRTVAAIASALPDRAFIGADLLQLNGGAPSVDGTVDAASILRLVAAKSRQARTRLLPVPAIVSDRELARRLCYDHAIADTLKLATSCDVAVFSLGPFLRVRYSFAAVR, from the coding sequence ATGCGTGCGGGAAGTGCGGAACACGAGTACGCGATGGTTCGCGCCGCCGAACTGTATTACAAGGATGGCTTGTTGCAGTCGGAGGTAGCCGACCGATTGCGCGTGTCGCGATGGAAGGTGGGACGTCTCCTCGAGGAGGCACGTGCGCGTGGCCTCGTGGAGATTACGATTCACCACCCGACATCGCGGCGTGGCGACCTCGAATCCCAACTCGTCGACCGTTTCGGCTGCGCCGAGGCGGTGGTGGTGCAGAGCCAGGACACCAGCGCCGCCACCACGGCGCTGGTGGCACAGGCGTCGGCATCGTACCTGACGGAGATGCGTCCCCAGCCGCAAAGCATCGGCTTTTCCTGGGGACGCACCGTGGCTGCCATCGCCTCCGCACTTCCGGACAGGGCCTTCATCGGCGCGGATCTTCTCCAACTCAATGGCGGTGCTCCCTCGGTGGACGGCACGGTTGATGCGGCGAGCATCCTGCGATTGGTCGCGGCGAAGTCTCGGCAAGCGCGAACGCGACTCCTTCCCGTACCCGCTATCGTCAGTGATCGCGAGTTGGCCAGAAGGCTCTGCTACGACCACGCGATCGCTGACACCCTCAAGCTCGCTACCAGTTGTGACGTCGCGGTATTTTCACTCGGGCCCTTTCTCCGGGTTCGGTACTCGTTCGCAGCGGTGCGTTGA
- the hisI gene encoding phosphoribosyl-AMP cyclohydrolase, translating into MEDVLPSRIASRVRFDAAGLLPAVIRDATGHDVLMVGYMNEVALARTLTSGRVWFWSRSRQEYWRKGDTSGHIQLVRRVQLDCDGDCVLVDVIQVGAACHTGTRSCFDAGGDLPITGLIEGEQ; encoded by the coding sequence ATGGAAGACGTGCTTCCCAGCCGCATCGCCTCCCGCGTCAGGTTCGACGCGGCTGGCCTGTTACCCGCAGTGATCCGCGATGCCACCGGCCACGATGTTCTAATGGTCGGGTATATGAATGAGGTCGCCCTCGCTCGCACACTGACCAGCGGTAGAGTGTGGTTCTGGTCCCGGTCGCGGCAGGAATACTGGCGTAAGGGAGATACCTCCGGGCATATTCAACTGGTACGTCGTGTTCAGCTCGACTGCGACGGCGACTGTGTGCTTGTGGATGTCATCCAGGTGGGGGCCGCCTGCCATACGGGAACACGAAGCTGTTTCGATGCGGGAGGGGACCTGCCGATCACCGGTTTGATTGAGGGGGAACAATGA
- a CDS encoding galactitol-1-phosphate 5-dehydrogenase: MNDTMAAVQMYAPGDIRMEQVAKPRPGPGEVLMKVAACGVCGSDLARMYKKGPHKLPLITGHEFSAYVEELGPGVSGLQVGDLVTVPPMIPCFACAPCLQGQFSLCENYDYYGSRRHGAYAQYVAGPANLLLKVPTGLDARAAAMVDPSAIALHAIRRTKITVTSRVAVLGGGGPIGLFAIQWARILGAATVVAVDVSQEKAELARRAGADAAYASFDDLESATGSGFDVVVETTGVAAIADRAVGITARHGDVTLIGIPNAAVEISERNWARLMRLEIDIHGSWNSFGAPYPGPEWTATLEHLARGSLQWEFMITHEAGLERVDELIRAMYERTIHSCKVLFLPNGRNLPTN; encoded by the coding sequence ATGAATGACACGATGGCTGCAGTGCAGATGTACGCCCCCGGAGATATCCGCATGGAGCAGGTCGCCAAGCCACGGCCCGGTCCGGGTGAGGTTCTTATGAAGGTGGCCGCCTGTGGCGTATGCGGCTCGGATCTCGCCCGCATGTACAAAAAGGGGCCGCATAAGCTACCTCTGATCACCGGTCACGAGTTCTCCGCCTACGTGGAGGAACTGGGACCGGGAGTGAGCGGGCTGCAGGTCGGTGACCTGGTCACCGTTCCGCCGATGATTCCCTGTTTCGCGTGCGCTCCCTGCCTACAGGGGCAATTCTCGCTCTGTGAGAACTACGACTATTACGGCTCGCGACGCCATGGAGCCTATGCCCAGTACGTCGCAGGACCGGCGAATCTGCTTCTAAAGGTACCGACCGGTCTCGATGCGCGTGCCGCTGCGATGGTTGATCCCAGCGCGATTGCCCTTCACGCGATCCGACGCACAAAGATAACGGTTACCAGCCGGGTAGCCGTGTTGGGCGGTGGCGGGCCTATCGGTCTCTTCGCTATTCAGTGGGCACGCATTCTGGGAGCGGCAACGGTTGTTGCGGTAGATGTTTCGCAGGAAAAGGCGGAGTTGGCACGCCGCGCCGGCGCAGACGCGGCATATGCGAGCTTCGATGACTTGGAGTCTGCAACGGGCAGCGGCTTCGACGTCGTGGTGGAGACGACCGGTGTGGCCGCGATCGCTGATAGGGCCGTCGGTATCACCGCTCGGCACGGCGATGTCACGCTTATTGGCATCCCCAACGCCGCGGTAGAGATTTCGGAGCGCAATTGGGCCCGCCTGATGCGACTCGAGATTGATATCCATGGTTCCTGGAACTCCTTCGGCGCACCCTACCCAGGGCCGGAATGGACCGCGACACTGGAGCATTTGGCACGCGGATCCCTACAGTGGGAGTTCATGATTACCCACGAGGCGGGCTTGGAACGCGTCGATGAGTTAATTCGTGCCATGTACGAGCGCACGATCCACTCCTGCAAGGTGTTGTTTCTACCTAACGGCCGGAACCTGCCCACGAACTGA
- a CDS encoding ubiquitin-like protein Pup: MSQQEFAQPRRTVEEQTETELPQVQVSTTSSEVDSLLDEIDSVLEQNASAFVQGFVQKGGQ; this comes from the coding sequence ATGTCACAACAGGAGTTCGCACAGCCGAGGAGAACGGTTGAGGAACAAACAGAGACGGAACTACCGCAGGTACAGGTTTCCACCACGAGCAGCGAGGTTGATTCCCTGCTCGATGAGATTGACTCCGTTCTGGAGCAGAACGCATCCGCCTTTGTTCAGGGTTTTGTACAAAAGGGCGGTCAGTGA
- the arc gene encoding proteasome ATPase: MSQTDSSELRDVRQQLVSLEEKNQRLTASLVAARDRIRDQAEQLDALARPPASFATFLAAHEQDHSVDALVAGRKMNLAAAVTLPLGSLRPGQELRLNEQLVVTDTAGYEDTGTVVTVELVIDPQRALVKIHADDSRVLRISGRLDAEHLRVGDTVLADLRSGFILEHIERPDVEHLLLEEVPDVSYEDIGGLGPQIEEIRDSVELPFEQPELYREHGLKPPKGVLLYGPPGCGKTLIAKAVATSLAHNAAERTGAATARSYFLNIKGPQLLDKYVGETERQIREIFSRARDRAAHGIPVVIFFDEMEALFRTRGSGISSDVETTVVPQLLAEVDGVEKLDNVIVIGASNREDMIDPAILRPGRLDVKVRIERPDHAGCLDILSKYLTEELPLHQEVRAAYPTASEAAASLRHVTVDTLYARTPENEYVEVHYADGTRETLYIADFVSGAMLAAIVDRAKKLAIKDLLSTGERGLRKKHLVEAVHQEVRENEELATIANPDEWARVHGRGQGERIVHVRALLTRETNGPTGSGAQVTTESTAAGTPPRPRAMEKGWLTIPDTGGVKLCPRD, translated from the coding sequence ATGTCCCAGACAGACTCCAGTGAACTGCGTGATGTGCGGCAGCAACTGGTCTCTCTTGAAGAGAAGAACCAGCGGCTGACCGCATCGCTTGTGGCCGCACGGGATCGTATCCGCGATCAGGCCGAACAACTCGATGCATTAGCGCGCCCACCGGCATCGTTTGCTACCTTCCTCGCTGCACACGAACAGGATCATTCTGTTGATGCCCTGGTTGCGGGGCGCAAGATGAATCTGGCCGCGGCGGTCACGTTGCCGCTGGGCTCCCTGCGTCCGGGGCAGGAGCTGCGGTTGAATGAGCAGCTTGTGGTGACGGATACAGCCGGGTACGAAGATACGGGCACAGTTGTCACGGTGGAGCTGGTTATCGATCCGCAGCGTGCATTGGTGAAGATTCATGCCGATGATTCGCGGGTGCTGCGTATCTCCGGGCGCCTGGACGCAGAGCACCTGCGTGTGGGCGATACCGTCCTGGCAGATTTGCGCTCCGGATTCATTCTAGAACACATCGAAAGGCCGGATGTTGAGCACCTGCTGCTGGAAGAGGTGCCGGATGTCTCCTACGAGGATATTGGTGGACTCGGCCCGCAGATTGAGGAGATCCGTGACAGCGTTGAGCTTCCCTTCGAGCAACCCGAGCTGTACCGCGAACATGGGCTCAAACCGCCCAAAGGGGTGCTGCTGTACGGGCCTCCCGGCTGCGGGAAGACACTGATCGCGAAGGCCGTCGCTACCTCGTTGGCCCACAATGCGGCCGAACGTACCGGTGCGGCGACGGCGCGATCATATTTCCTTAATATCAAGGGACCACAGCTGCTCGATAAGTACGTTGGCGAGACGGAACGTCAGATTCGCGAGATCTTCTCACGCGCGCGGGACAGGGCGGCACACGGTATCCCGGTTGTGATCTTCTTCGATGAGATGGAGGCACTTTTCCGCACACGTGGGTCGGGCATCTCCTCCGACGTCGAAACAACTGTGGTCCCCCAGCTGTTGGCGGAAGTAGATGGCGTTGAGAAACTGGACAACGTGATCGTCATTGGCGCTTCCAACCGGGAGGACATGATCGACCCGGCGATCCTGCGGCCGGGGCGTCTTGATGTGAAAGTGCGTATCGAGCGGCCCGATCACGCCGGATGTCTGGATATTCTTTCGAAGTACCTCACCGAGGAGTTGCCGTTGCACCAGGAGGTGCGCGCGGCCTATCCCACCGCGAGTGAGGCAGCGGCGAGCCTGCGGCACGTCACCGTCGATACGCTGTACGCGCGTACTCCCGAAAATGAGTACGTCGAGGTGCACTACGCCGATGGAACCCGTGAAACGCTGTATATCGCGGACTTCGTCTCCGGAGCCATGTTGGCGGCAATCGTGGATCGCGCGAAGAAACTGGCGATTAAAGACCTTCTCTCCACCGGCGAGCGCGGATTGCGCAAGAAGCATCTGGTGGAGGCAGTGCACCAGGAGGTACGCGAGAACGAAGAACTCGCGACGATTGCGAATCCGGACGAGTGGGCGCGTGTACACGGCCGTGGACAGGGCGAACGTATTGTTCATGTGCGGGCGCTGCTCACACGCGAAACGAATGGCCCGACCGGTTCCGGCGCGCAAGTCACCACCGAATCGACGGCGGCGGGTACGCCGCCCCGGCCACGCGCGATGGAGAAGGGATGGCTGACGATCCCGGACACAGGTGGGGTGAAACTGTGCCCGAGGGACTGA